A stretch of the Deltaproteobacteria bacterium genome encodes the following:
- a CDS encoding 2Fe-2S iron-sulfur cluster binding domain-containing protein, producing MPLTQWLPARLRVGLLSLRQARTDLRAALTRGRTPPFQGVRACSSGSPECAADARARAAWSPPPQATEPRPSGAEVPASVARAVRHAVRFARSERTIAVTPRQTLLAAGRRAGVDLAFSCALGGCGTCRVRLLEGTVELAEPNCLTEDERAAGYVLLCVGRARGDLVLDA from the coding sequence ATGCCGCTCACCCAATGGCTCCCGGCCCGACTTCGCGTGGGCCTGCTCTCCCTGCGCCAGGCCCGAACCGACCTCCGGGCGGCCCTGACGCGGGGGCGGACGCCGCCGTTTCAAGGGGTCAGAGCCTGCTCGAGCGGCTCGCCCGAGTGCGCCGCCGACGCGCGGGCCCGGGCAGCGTGGTCGCCGCCACCCCAGGCCACCGAGCCCAGGCCATCGGGTGCCGAGGTCCCCGCCTCCGTAGCCCGTGCGGTGCGGCACGCGGTGCGCTTCGCCCGCAGCGAGCGGACCATCGCGGTCACTCCGCGGCAGACGCTCCTCGCCGCGGGCCGGCGGGCTGGCGTGGACCTGGCCTTCTCGTGTGCGCTCGGCGGCTGCGGGACCTGCCGCGTGCGCCTCCTCGAGGGGACGGTCGAGCTGGCGGAGCCGAACTGCCTGACCGAGGACGAGCGCGCCGCGGGCTACGTCTTGCTCTGCGTGGGTCGAGCGCGCGGCGACCTGGTGCTGGACGCGTGA
- a CDS encoding ferritin-like domain-containing protein: MRRKAAMALDLFELLRQVKRPVALAGMVPSMTRGLVLQQGRQGRPIDMVSGHAAHFDFGYRSDFPEMRELYVRAKQNQWDADVVIDWSVDVDPLNPEVPLLPDRFFDNEALAALGVKLSEQERREVIYSLTSWMLSQFLHGEQGALFAAAQVTESVQWLDGKLYGATQVMDEGRHVETFLRYVEGKLNKLYTINDNLFVIIDALITDARWDMKFLGMQIMVEGLALGAFGTLYRVTREPLLRQLLKYVIQDEARHVHYGVLALRDHLRTGLSERERRERQDWAFEVALLMRNRFRAHEVYEEWFEGLITRRQWDVLIDGSQGMREFRQVMFSRLVPNLRFIGLMPERMLPHYERAGLMQYFDGVNASELSAERLVQDLDGEEGAAPGPAL; this comes from the coding sequence ATGCGACGAAAGGCGGCGATGGCGCTGGACCTCTTCGAGCTGCTGCGGCAGGTGAAGCGGCCTGTCGCGCTCGCCGGCATGGTGCCCTCGATGACGCGCGGCCTGGTGCTCCAGCAAGGCCGTCAGGGGCGCCCCATCGACATGGTCTCTGGGCACGCGGCGCACTTCGACTTTGGCTATCGCTCGGACTTCCCGGAGATGCGGGAGCTCTACGTGCGCGCCAAGCAGAACCAGTGGGACGCCGACGTGGTGATCGACTGGAGCGTGGACGTGGACCCCTTGAACCCCGAGGTGCCGCTGCTCCCCGACCGCTTCTTCGACAACGAGGCGCTCGCGGCCCTCGGCGTGAAGCTCTCGGAGCAGGAGCGCCGCGAGGTGATCTACAGCCTCACGAGCTGGATGCTCTCGCAGTTCCTGCACGGCGAGCAGGGGGCGCTCTTCGCGGCGGCGCAGGTGACCGAGTCGGTGCAGTGGCTGGACGGCAAGCTCTACGGCGCGACGCAGGTGATGGACGAAGGGCGCCACGTGGAGACCTTCCTGCGCTACGTGGAAGGCAAGCTGAACAAGCTCTACACGATCAACGACAACCTCTTCGTGATCATCGACGCGCTCATCACCGACGCGCGCTGGGACATGAAGTTCCTCGGCATGCAGATCATGGTGGAGGGCCTTGCCCTCGGCGCATTCGGCACGCTCTATCGCGTCACACGCGAGCCGCTCCTGCGGCAGCTCCTCAAATACGTGATCCAGGACGAGGCGCGGCACGTGCACTACGGGGTTCTGGCCTTGCGCGACCACCTGCGCACGGGGCTTTCGGAGCGCGAACGGCGCGAGCGGCAGGACTGGGCCTTCGAGGTGGCGCTGCTCATGCGCAACCGCTTTCGCGCGCACGAGGTCTACGAGGAGTGGTTCGAGGGGCTCATCACGCGCCGGCAGTGGGACGTGCTCATCGACGGGTCGCAAGGAATGCGCGAGTTCCGCCAGGTGATGTTCTCGCGGCTCGTGCCGAACCTGCGGTTCATCGGGCTCATGCCCGAGCGCATGCTGCCGCACTACGAGCGCGCGGGGCTCATGCAGTACTTCGACGGGGTCAACGCGTCGGAGCTCTCGGCCGAGCGCCTGGTGCAGGACCTGGACGGGGAGGAGGGCGCCGCGCCGGGCCCCGCCCTCTGA